Within Bacteroidota bacterium, the genomic segment TATGATTTTTCAGCTATAGAAGCAGAATCGAGAGTGTATATTAAGATTTTTTTGATATTCTCAACCATATCGTAGTAGTCCTTGTTTTTTGCCAAATTGAGCATTCGCAAAGTGCTTGGATAAAAGCAATAATCCTTTCTGCTGCTCGAATCGGCATAAGATTTTATTATGTCTTCCTGAGCAAACAGAGGCTGGAATAATCCTGTTAAAAGGATAAATATCAATAATTTACTTTTTTTCAACGCTGTCAATTTTCGTTAAATTTTCCAAACCATGAATTTTCATAGTTCTGGCAATTTTAGAAATATTTTTCAAATCAATTTCGCCAAATAAACTCAATAGCACGAAATTCTTTTTTCCGCCGACTACCATAATTAATTCCTCAATTATTCCATTTTCCTCTTTTATAGAAAATTTCATATTCTCTTTGGCATCTTCAACTGTCATTAATTCTTCGTAGCCATTTTTGTCGATATCTGTGCAAGCTTGCTTATAAAGTTTTTCGGCATCACCAACGCTATCCGAAGCAATTATTTTCAAACCTTTGATTTTACTTATTGCCTCTAAAAAATCTTTTTCGGCTTCACCGTCTGACTCAAGTTCTGTAAATAAAGAGAACATTTTGCTATTTACTGAAACTTTTGTAAAATTTTCGTTTTCGGCATATTCGCTAAAATACTTAGCAATAAGGCTACTTTGTGTCATTCCTGCCATTGAAAATAGCACTAATCCAATAATCAATAATTTAGTTTTCATAATAATGATTTTTTAATTGTTAATTGTTAATTGTTAATTGTTAATTGTTAATTGTTAATTGTTAATTTTTCTCTGATATTAATTTTTGAGCTTCGCTGAATTTTTCCAAATTATCTGCAATAACCTCAGCTTTATTCATTTTTGTTGAAATTGTGAGAAGTGCCTGACGTGTTATTTTGTAGGCTTGCTGAGGGTCTTCAATTGCAAATTTGTCCTGTGTTTTCGATATTTGCAATAAAAATACTCCACTAATTATCCCAATAGAAATAGCCGCAGCCATAAGCCATTTAGGGAAAGATACTCTCTTGCCGGGCTGTTTAAAAACATAAGGCGATTTTTGCGTTGCTTTTTGTTGCAAATATTCAAAATACATTGCCTCATTAGCTTGCGATTTTTCTTTTGAAAAGTAATCTTTCAGGATTTTTTCTTCGGCTACAGAACTTAAGCCAGCCCAATATTTTTCTTTCAATTCATTAATTTGCGATTCCATATTGTTCAATTTTTTGCATTTCTAATCTAATTTTTGCTCTTGTTCGGTGCAAAGAAACTTTCACTTCACTCAAACTAAGACCTAAAATTTCGGCAATATCCTGATATGCCATTTCCTCGACTTCACGCAAGTGAAAAATTTCTTGTTGTTTTTCCGAAAGCGATTTAATTATTTTATTCAGCCAGTGTTTATAGTCATTTTCCAGCAATTCAGAGTCGGCACTTCTTGAGTCTGTCTTCGACAATTCTTTTTCGCCAACCAAAGAAAATCTATTCATTTTCACCCAATCGTAGCACTGATTTCGTGCAATTCGCATTGCCCACGATTCAGGACTATGAATTTCAGCCAACTTTTTCCGATTGTTCCAAATCTTCAATAAACAATCTTGTACAACATCGGCTGCCGTTTCACTGTCTTTTAGTATCGAAAAAGCGTATCTATACATCTTTTCAGAAACAGGCATTATATATTTTTCAAACTTTTCTTTCGACATTTCAAAAGGGAGACGATGGCTGTATATAAAAGTTACAGAACTATAATTTTTAATTTACATTTTTTCAAATTCATGCTTTGATTCAATAAAAATGCTGTATAAAAACTAAAGTTTTTCAAACAAATATCTTCGGGTAATGTATCGAACCGGATACCAGGCTGCCATAAAACCAATCGCAACTACGGTAATGAAAGTATATGTAAAATCCTGAAAAATTATCTTTACCGGATAAGCATGAGTTATCATCGATTCTCCGCTGTAGAGTTCTATCAGCCCAAATTTTATTTGAATATAACAAATTACTCCGCCAAGAAATAGTCCAAAAATTGCACCCAGAATTGAAATTAACCAACCTTCCAATAGAAAAATCCTCTTTATGGTTTTAAGGTTTGCACCCAGATTTCGCAAGGTTGCGATGTCGTGCTTTTTGTCAATCACCAACATTGTGAGCGAACCAACAACATTAAAGGAAGCTATGAGTAGAATAAATGTAAGAATGACAAATGCCATCAATTTTTCCGATTTTATGGTTTTATAGATTAGTTCTTGCTGTTGGTATCTGTTTTTTACGACAAATTTATCACCAAGAATTTCTTCAATTCTTTTTTGTAACAAATCTTTATCAATTCCAGATTCAATTTTCAATTCAATTCCGGTAATTTCATTTTTGTAATCGTATAAATTTTCGGCAAATTCGATTGGTACAACAATATATTTTGAATCTATTTCTTGCTGAATAGAAAATATTCCTGACGGAAAAATATATGATTTTTTTGTGGCATCGTTCAAATTCAATCGAGGAGTTTTAGACCTTTTTGGCACATAAACAACTATTGGATTTGTAAAACTAAGACCTAATGAAAGTTTTCGAGCAATTCCGTATCCAACTACCGCAAGACTGTTTTCTCCATGTTTAAGCAGAAATTTTCCGTCAATCATCATACTATCTATCCCGGTCATTTCAGAAAACTGATTTCCTACTCCTTTTATGCTTGCAAATTCTTCCTTGTCGCCATATTTCAAAAGTGCATTTCCTTCAATAATTTCTGAAAAATGGACAATACCCTCCATTTTTTTTATCTTTTCAAAAACTGCATTCTCGCTATCGAAGGTTTTTCCTTCGGCAATTGTTATTTTTAAATCTGGATCGAAAGCAGAAAACATTGACTTAATGAGGTCTTCTAAGCCATTAAAAACCGAAAGTATTACAATCAAGGAAATAGTGGTAATGCTTATTCCAGCAACAGAAACTGCAGAAATAATATTGATAATATTAGTTGATTTCTTGGAAATTAAATATCGTTTTGCAATATATAAAGGGAAATACATTTAATAATTATGAAATTATATATGTTATTGGTTTTGAAAAGTGGCTACCATAAGCCGAAACTTGCTACTTACAAACTGAAACAAATAATTCTAATCTAATAAATCCTCAATTCTCTGAGCATAATCCTGACTATCATCGTGAAAAAATGCAATTTCCGGAACTTTTCTCAATTGAAAACGAATTCGCTGTGCAAGAAAGTGACGAATTGAACGAGAATTTTCATTGAGATAGGGCAGCAATTCTTCGCTTTTTGAAGATGGAAAAATGCTTACATATACTTTTGCGTACGAAAAGTCAGGACTTATGCGAATTATTGTTACAGTAATCATGCCTCCGGATGTAAACGATTTGCCTTCTTTCAAAAAGATTTCGCCAATTTCTTTTTGCAGGAGCCTTGCTATTTTATTCTGTCGAATCGAATCCATTATATTTATTGTTTTAATATATTTTTTTGTGCAAAGATACCAAATTCTTTTTATCGGTATTGAATAGCAAAATATCACATTCTGCAATTATTATTGAGCTCTATTTTAGTGAATGAGCGGTTTTATCAAAAAAACCAAAAAAAATATTTTATATGTGAATAAATCATAATCTATTTATTGATTAATTGATACTTTTGCAATTAGTAAAATTAGTAATCTAAAAATTAAATATTGACAAGATGAATATTCAAGCAAACTTAAAGAAAGTAGTTGATGCTCACAGTAATGTGTTTTCAAATATTCCGAGAGAAGAAATAATTCAAGCAGTAGTTGATAATAGAGAAGCGATTGTTTCGGAATCGGGTGTTTTAGCAACATGGACACCTAAAGAATCGACTGGAAGAAGCCCAAAGGATACGGTTTTAGTAAAACGTATTTCGAGCGAAAAAAATGTTGATTGGAATTCTCCTAACAACATAGCTATTTCTGAAGAAACCTTTGATTTAGCTTTTAATGAAGCCTTGGAATATCTTAAAGAAAAAGAGAAGATTTATACCACAGATAGAGTAATTGGTGCAGATTCATCATATGCTTTGCCTGTAAAAGTAGTTACAGATTTTGCTCTTACAGCACTTTTTTCAGATAATATGTTCAGACCTGTTCCTGAAGATATTTCTAAGAGTATCTTTCACGAAGATGGATTCACGCTTCTTGCATTGCCATATTCAAAACTTGATTCGTCGAAATATGTTGGCAGACTAAGAGAAATGCCAAATGGAAGTACTAGCAATATGATTGTTGCAGTTGATATGGATAGAAAAATAGGATTAGTTGTAGGATCGGCTTACATGGGAAGCTGCAAAAAAATGCTTTTTACCGTAATGAACTATCTTCTTCCGTTGAACGGCATTTTGCCTTTGCATTGCTCGGCAAATGAGGGCGAAAATGGAGATTCTGCTTTATTGCTCGGACTATCGGGAACAGGGAAAACAACTTTATCGGCAGATGCAAGCAGAGCTTTATTGGGCGACGATGAGCATGGCTGGAATAATAATGGTATTGCTAATTTTGAAAACGGTTGTTATGCAAAAATGATTGACATTGACCCCGAAAAAGAACCAGACATTTACGATGCAGTAATGCACAAAGATGATTTCTTGAAACACGGAGCAATTGTAGAAAATGCAATGATGTATCCAGACGGTGAATTCGATTATTTCGACGATAGATATACTCCAAATTCAAGAGCTTCATATCTTCTTTCATACTTAAAAAATATTAAAGAATCTTCAACAGCAGGACATCCAAAAACAATTTTATTTCTTACTGCTGATGCTTACGGAGTTTTACCTCCAGTATCTAAACTAAATGCCGACCAAGCTATGCTATGGTTTTTGATGGGATATACAAGTAAACTTGCCGGTACCGAAACCGGAGTAACTGAACCTCAAGCTACTTTCTCGCGATTTTTCGGACAACCATTTATGCCACTAAACCCTGATGTTTATGCAAAAATGTTAGGAGAAAAAATGGAAGAACACAAAACAAATGTTTATCTGATTAACACCGGATGGAGCGGCGGTGCCTACGGAGTTGGCAAAAGAATGGATATTAAACTTACAAGAAAAATGGTGAATGCTGCATTATCCGGCGATTTAGAAAACGTTGAGTATGAAATTGACGATTTATTCCATGTTAATGTACCCAAAACCTGCCCTGGTGTTCCGTCAGAAATTCTAACTGCTAAAAATACCTGGGAAGATAAAGCCGCTTACGGTAAAGTTTCCGAAAAACTTGCCCAAAAATTTGCTGCTGCTTTCGATAAAAATTATGGAGATAAAAATATTGATAAAAATATTATTAAACAGTGTCCTGGAAAATAGGGGCTATTTGATGGCATTAAAAAAACCTGTAAGAAAAAATCTTACAGGTTTTTTTTGTGGCATAAATACAAAAAAATAGAACAATCTATTTTTGGTATTATTTCCATAATTAAAAATATTATCCTCTACGCTGCCTGGTTTTTTTGTCGCGAATTTGTTTCAAAAGCTCCAATTTAAACTTATCTTCTGCCTGATAAAATTTAATTAGCTTTTTAATTGGTAATGTTTGTTTATATTTTTCATGAAATTCAAGTTTTATGTCAATAAATTCTTTTTCGAAAGTTATCATTTGGTCAGAAATAGTTTCTAATTCTTGATCGCTCATATCTCCACTTTTTTCATGGAGTTTCATATGTAACTCAACTTTTTTCTTGCGTAACAATTCTGTAGCTTTTTGTTGTTGATTGTAAATTGGCCAAAATTTCTGAGCCTCATCAATCGACAAATCTAAAAAATCGGTTAGAAATGCAATTCTTTGTGCTCTCATTTTCTCCATTTTTTCAGGCGACAAGGGCTTTTCATATTGTGCATTCGATATTTGAGCGAAAGCAATAAATGCAAATATTATTATTAAAAAGGTGCTTTTGATTTTCATATTGCTAATATTTAGATTTTATTTTTTAATACTATTTTGGTTTTCAAAATTATAATTCGTTGTATAAAATATCATAGTCAATCCCATTTTCAATTAGATAGTTTATTAAATCGGCATTGTCAAATTCTTCATTTTCAGCATCTTCATATAGAGCATACAACATTAAATCTTCATCAATATCATTTGTTTGAAGTTCGATAATTTCTGTTATATCTTCAGAAATTAATTGCATATCGCTATTATTTTCAAAGAAAATATTATAGCCTACGAATGAAAATACAATTATAAATATTGAAGCAAATGCCAAGGAAATCTGAGGTTTAAATTCAGAAAATAATCTATTGAAAAGAGGTAATTTTTTGTCCTCTGAGATTCTTAATTGAATTTTCATAGGAAATTCATCAAAATAATTTGATGGTACTTTGAAAGAAATATTTCCTTTATTTTCAAATTTATCTTTTATGTCTGATGTTTTTTCCATTATTTCTATACTTGATATTAAGACATGATAACGAAATTTTGGTTTAATCTGTTTCCAAAAATTTTTCTATTTTTTTTACTGCATGATGATAAGATGCTTTTAGAGCTCCAACTGTAGTATCTAAAATTTCTGACATATCATTGTATTTCATTTCATCAAAATATTTCATATTAAATACTATTCTTTGTTTTTGCGGAAGCCGGAGAATGGCTTTTTGCAACTTTTTTTGAGCTTCATTTCCATCAAAATACGAGTCGCTTTCAAGCAAGTTTTGCATTCCTTTTTCTACATCTACAATTGGGAGCAGGAATTTTCTTCTTTTTTGTTTTATCAACGACAATGCTTCATTGGTTGCTATTCTGTACATCCAGGTATATAATTTCGAATCTGCTCGAAATTTTTCAAGTCCAACCCATATTTTCATAAAGGTTTCTTGAAGAGTGTCATTTGTATCTTCGTGGCTGACAAGTATTTTTCTAATATGCCAATAAAGTCGCTCCTGATATTGCCGAACAATCAAATTGAAAGCAAAACTTTTTGAATCTTCATTTCTGAAAAGTTTTAAAAGCTCACTATCGCTGTATTCGGTTCGAGAAGACACAAATTGAGTTATGAATTATTAATCTAAATTATTTGATATTAGAAATAAATTATGAAAAAAGGTTTAATTGAAAATAAACTTTATTTCCTTCAACTTTCAAGCAATCTATTTTCTGGAAAGTACTTTTTCGGCAGCTTCAACAATATTTTGAGCTTCTAAACCATATTTCTTGAGCAAATCGTTTGGTGTTCCACTTTCACCGAATTTGTCGTCCACAGCCACAAACTCTACAGGAAGTGGACAATTTCCGCAAAGAAATTGTGCGATACTATCGCCAAGTCCGCCATTCATCAAATGCTCTTCGGCAACTACAACTGCTTTGGTTTTTTTAACAGATTCTAAAATCGCATGTGTGTCTAAAGGTTTTATGGTATGAATATTTATTATTTCGGCAGATATTCCTTTTTTGTTTAATTCTTCGTATGC encodes:
- a CDS encoding DUF4252 domain-containing protein; the protein is MKTKLLIIGLVLFSMAGMTQSSLIAKYFSEYAENENFTKVSVNSKMFSLFTELESDGEAEKDFLEAISKIKGLKIIASDSVGDAEKLYKQACTDIDKNGYEELMTVEDAKENMKFSIKEENGIIEELIMVVGGKKNFVLLSLFGEIDLKNISKIARTMKIHGLENLTKIDSVEKK
- a CDS encoding RNA polymerase sigma factor, producing the protein MYRYAFSILKDSETAADVVQDCLLKIWNNRKKLAEIHSPESWAMRIARNQCYDWVKMNRFSLVGEKELSKTDSRSADSELLENDYKHWLNKIIKSLSEKQQEIFHLREVEEMAYQDIAEILGLSLSEVKVSLHRTRAKIRLEMQKIEQYGIAN
- a CDS encoding FtsX-like permease family protein, with translation MYFPLYIAKRYLISKKSTNIINIISAVSVAGISITTISLIVILSVFNGLEDLIKSMFSAFDPDLKITIAEGKTFDSENAVFEKIKKMEGIVHFSEIIEGNALLKYGDKEEFASIKGVGNQFSEMTGIDSMMIDGKFLLKHGENSLAVVGYGIARKLSLGLSFTNPIVVYVPKRSKTPRLNLNDATKKSYIFPSGIFSIQQEIDSKYIVVPIEFAENLYDYKNEITGIELKIESGIDKDLLQKRIEEILGDKFVVKNRYQQQELIYKTIKSEKLMAFVILTFILLIASFNVVGSLTMLVIDKKHDIATLRNLGANLKTIKRIFLLEGWLISILGAIFGLFLGGVICYIQIKFGLIELYSGESMITHAYPVKIIFQDFTYTFITVVAIGFMAAWYPVRYITRRYLFEKL
- the rbfA gene encoding 30S ribosome-binding factor RbfA, which translates into the protein MDSIRQNKIARLLQKEIGEIFLKEGKSFTSGGMITVTIIRISPDFSYAKVYVSIFPSSKSEELLPYLNENSRSIRHFLAQRIRFQLRKVPEIAFFHDDSQDYAQRIEDLLD
- a CDS encoding phosphoenolpyruvate carboxykinase (ATP) encodes the protein MNIQANLKKVVDAHSNVFSNIPREEIIQAVVDNREAIVSESGVLATWTPKESTGRSPKDTVLVKRISSEKNVDWNSPNNIAISEETFDLAFNEALEYLKEKEKIYTTDRVIGADSSYALPVKVVTDFALTALFSDNMFRPVPEDISKSIFHEDGFTLLALPYSKLDSSKYVGRLREMPNGSTSNMIVAVDMDRKIGLVVGSAYMGSCKKMLFTVMNYLLPLNGILPLHCSANEGENGDSALLLGLSGTGKTTLSADASRALLGDDEHGWNNNGIANFENGCYAKMIDIDPEKEPDIYDAVMHKDDFLKHGAIVENAMMYPDGEFDYFDDRYTPNSRASYLLSYLKNIKESSTAGHPKTILFLTADAYGVLPPVSKLNADQAMLWFLMGYTSKLAGTETGVTEPQATFSRFFGQPFMPLNPDVYAKMLGEKMEEHKTNVYLINTGWSGGAYGVGKRMDIKLTRKMVNAALSGDLENVEYEIDDLFHVNVPKTCPGVPSEILTAKNTWEDKAAYGKVSEKLAQKFAAAFDKNYGDKNIDKNIIKQCPGK
- a CDS encoding sigma-70 family RNA polymerase sigma factor — translated: MSSRTEYSDSELLKLFRNEDSKSFAFNLIVRQYQERLYWHIRKILVSHEDTNDTLQETFMKIWVGLEKFRADSKLYTWMYRIATNEALSLIKQKRRKFLLPIVDVEKGMQNLLESDSYFDGNEAQKKLQKAILRLPQKQRIVFNMKYFDEMKYNDMSEILDTTVGALKASYHHAVKKIEKFLETD